Proteins from one Microbacterium hatanonis genomic window:
- a CDS encoding nucleotidyltransferase family protein, whose amino-acid sequence MHTRSAQLRLEDAVAVGWPWVHRLAVSHGVRALLIKGVALERHGLRAPHVSNDIDVLIEPARFDVFVAAIEHAGWHERASTLAGSVFTTHSRTFVHRDWPCDLDVHRFFPGFLAEPETVFDELWRRHEAIEVAHQSCPVPDRASSILILALHSLRGISALPRHATELAHLTATTRLSDDEAVDLAVLARATGSDETLRGVLHDLGVRLGPPTPPSPELLQWRARVSSGGTAGYFWLTHLRRTRGRDRLRLIAHGIWPSRAELLLHRPEIADAALPRLRARVARWRRGLRTFPSAARALWRHRSAASYTRSTRSARSSEAMNSAT is encoded by the coding sequence GTGCACACCCGGTCGGCCCAGCTTCGGCTCGAAGACGCCGTCGCCGTGGGGTGGCCCTGGGTGCACCGCCTGGCCGTGTCGCACGGCGTGCGCGCGCTCCTGATCAAGGGCGTCGCGCTCGAGCGTCACGGGCTGCGCGCCCCGCACGTCTCGAACGACATCGACGTGCTGATCGAGCCCGCCCGTTTCGATGTCTTCGTCGCGGCCATCGAGCACGCCGGCTGGCACGAACGCGCGAGCACCCTCGCAGGATCCGTGTTCACCACCCACTCGCGCACCTTCGTGCATCGCGACTGGCCGTGCGACCTCGACGTGCACCGCTTCTTCCCGGGCTTCCTGGCGGAGCCCGAGACGGTCTTCGACGAGCTCTGGCGCCGTCACGAGGCGATCGAGGTCGCCCACCAGAGCTGCCCCGTGCCCGACCGTGCGTCGTCGATCCTGATCCTCGCCCTGCACTCGCTGCGCGGGATCTCAGCCCTCCCCCGGCACGCGACCGAACTCGCGCACCTCACGGCCACCACCCGGCTCAGCGACGATGAGGCCGTCGACCTCGCCGTCCTGGCGCGCGCGACCGGCAGCGACGAGACGCTCCGCGGCGTGCTGCACGACCTCGGCGTCCGTCTCGGCCCGCCGACACCTCCCTCTCCGGAGCTGCTGCAGTGGCGGGCTCGCGTCAGCAGCGGCGGCACGGCGGGCTACTTCTGGCTGACGCACCTGCGGCGCACGCGGGGTCGCGACCGGCTGAGGCTCATCGCCCACGGAATCTGGCCGAGCCGCGCCGAGCTGCTGCTGCATCGCCCCGAGATCGCGGATGCCGCGCTCCCCCGACTCCGCGCCCGTGTCGCCCGCTGGCGGCGGGGCCTGCGCACCTTCCCCTCCGCGGCACGCGCCCTGTGGCGGCACCGCAGCGCCGCGAGCTACACGCGGTCGACGAGGAGCGCGCGCTCGAGCGAGGCGATGAACTCGGCCACGTGA
- a CDS encoding polysaccharide biosynthesis tyrosine autokinase: protein MELRDYLRVLGAHWLAIVLLTVVGLAVALGWSLLQPRVYTATASGYVAATDLGNDTGSSLVSDQLARSKVTSYLDIGSWRSVAESAITELGLTTTPESLVNRVSVTNPLDTVVIHVAANAGTPEAARDLAEAWTRGMVAAIDDIEGDGTPGSAAVTLIPGDSARLPSSPSSPNIPLNVALGGLIGLALGIGYAVLRDVLDRRIRSSEDIEREFGVGVVGTLPLERSLDNTREVFSFTNSSRPGSRTALTEALRELRINLQYTDVDNPPRSIVVTSPMPGDGKSSTAANLAMSLAAAGQRVAFIDADLRRPVVAPLFGLSVGVGLTDVLAGRASTHEVSATFGPARNLLVLPAGRIPPNPSEMLGSQRMRDLISDLSQHGLVIIDSPPTLLVSDAAVLSTAADGALIVVSSGRTTFDVLRRSLDNISKVNGRTLGVVLNKIPRRKRVDDYYGYDVDDDVPAEVYSAAVNARNPNG from the coding sequence GTGGAATTGCGCGACTACCTGCGCGTGCTGGGGGCGCACTGGCTGGCCATCGTGCTGCTCACGGTCGTCGGTCTCGCGGTCGCGCTCGGCTGGTCGCTTCTGCAGCCCCGCGTGTACACCGCCACCGCCAGCGGCTACGTCGCCGCCACCGACCTCGGCAACGACACCGGGTCGTCGCTCGTGAGCGATCAGCTCGCCCGGAGCAAGGTGACCTCCTACCTCGACATCGGGTCGTGGCGGTCGGTCGCCGAGTCGGCCATCACCGAGCTCGGCCTCACCACGACGCCCGAGTCGCTCGTCAACCGCGTGAGCGTCACGAACCCCCTCGACACCGTCGTCATCCATGTCGCCGCCAACGCGGGCACCCCCGAAGCCGCTCGCGACCTCGCCGAGGCGTGGACCCGCGGCATGGTCGCCGCCATCGACGACATCGAGGGCGACGGAACGCCCGGCTCGGCCGCCGTCACCCTGATCCCCGGCGACTCGGCCCGGCTGCCGTCGTCGCCGTCGTCGCCGAACATCCCGCTCAACGTCGCGCTCGGTGGTCTCATCGGCCTCGCGCTCGGCATCGGCTACGCGGTGCTGCGCGACGTGCTCGACCGCCGCATCCGTTCGTCCGAAGACATCGAGCGCGAGTTCGGCGTGGGGGTCGTCGGAACGCTCCCCCTCGAACGCAGCCTCGACAACACCCGCGAGGTGTTCTCGTTCACGAACTCCTCGCGCCCCGGCAGCCGCACCGCGCTGACCGAAGCGCTGCGCGAACTGCGGATCAACCTGCAGTACACCGACGTCGACAACCCGCCGCGTTCGATCGTGGTCACGAGCCCGATGCCGGGCGACGGCAAGTCGAGCACCGCCGCGAACCTCGCGATGAGCCTCGCTGCCGCCGGCCAGCGGGTCGCGTTCATCGACGCCGACCTCCGACGCCCGGTCGTCGCGCCCCTGTTCGGCCTGTCGGTGGGCGTCGGCCTTACCGACGTGCTGGCCGGTCGCGCATCGACGCACGAGGTGAGCGCCACGTTCGGTCCCGCGCGCAACCTGCTCGTGCTCCCCGCGGGGCGCATCCCGCCGAACCCGAGCGAGATGCTCGGCTCGCAGCGCATGCGCGACCTCATCAGCGACCTCAGCCAGCACGGCCTCGTGATCATCGACTCGCCGCCCACGCTGCTGGTCTCCGACGCGGCGGTGCTCTCGACGGCCGCCGACGGCGCGCTCATCGTCGTCTCATCGGGACGCACGACGTTCGACGTGCTGCGCCGGTCGCTCGACAACATCTCGAAGGTGAACGGGCGCACCCTCGGCGTGGTGCTGAACAAGATCCCCCGACGCAAGCGCGTCGACGATTACTACGGCTACGACGTCGACGACGACGTGCCGGCCGAGGTCTACTCCGCCGCGGTCAACGCCCGGAACCCGAACGGCTGA
- a CDS encoding PqqD family peptide modification chaperone produces MSPDPVIDALGVPIRLDLSALGDADATAVREAWADAAAGSDASARLVLHVVPDGDRAWWMPELSRRVTAAAIEHRKGEGWMLHATALADDDGRVVAFVGESGAGKTTLAAAVGRRFGYVTDETVFIGPGRDVAPYRKPLSVRGGGIAPKTETPPSGLGLGVLPNTPLELTAIVLLDRRDDADEPTARTLTTVEAVAALTAHTSFLSHLARPLQFVAAILAETPVVRLTYREAHDLDAIDALWQTSGNRSRGTVEPVVDAADSPPAGGLRRAAVADAIALADAAQLLVLHDDVVHTLGGIAPTLWRALGAAGDGPGLVTALVAAHGHPPEGDAEQLVGAALDELGAAGLVVEVGSGWRVAADCAWQESVGGGVVVLPLRRVRTASPLVLDEVGSLIWRAVAGAPGAGVPQISRIVERELLDAPDDLTDHVAEFIASLERALLVDRV; encoded by the coding sequence GTGAGCCCTGATCCCGTGATCGACGCCCTCGGGGTGCCGATCCGGCTCGATCTCTCCGCCCTCGGCGATGCCGACGCGACCGCGGTGCGCGAGGCCTGGGCCGACGCCGCCGCCGGCTCCGACGCATCCGCTCGTCTCGTGCTGCACGTCGTGCCCGACGGCGACCGCGCGTGGTGGATGCCCGAGCTGTCGCGCCGGGTGACGGCCGCCGCGATCGAGCACCGCAAGGGCGAGGGGTGGATGCTGCACGCCACGGCGCTCGCCGACGACGACGGTCGCGTCGTCGCGTTCGTCGGCGAATCGGGCGCGGGCAAGACCACGCTGGCCGCCGCGGTGGGCCGGAGGTTCGGGTACGTCACCGACGAGACCGTGTTCATCGGGCCGGGGCGAGATGTCGCGCCGTACCGGAAGCCCCTCTCGGTGCGCGGTGGGGGGATCGCCCCGAAGACCGAGACGCCTCCGTCGGGCCTCGGGCTCGGCGTGCTCCCGAACACACCTCTCGAGCTCACCGCGATCGTGCTGCTCGACCGGCGCGACGACGCGGACGAGCCGACCGCCCGCACCCTGACCACGGTCGAGGCCGTGGCCGCGCTCACGGCCCACACGAGCTTCCTCTCGCACCTCGCGCGCCCCCTGCAGTTCGTCGCCGCGATCCTCGCCGAGACGCCGGTCGTGCGGCTGACCTACCGCGAGGCGCACGATCTCGACGCGATCGATGCCCTCTGGCAGACCTCGGGTAATCGGAGTCGCGGCACGGTCGAGCCGGTCGTGGATGCAGCGGACTCCCCGCCGGCCGGGGGACTCCGCCGCGCGGCCGTCGCCGATGCGATCGCGCTCGCCGACGCCGCCCAGCTGCTCGTGCTCCACGACGATGTCGTGCACACCCTCGGCGGCATCGCCCCGACGCTCTGGCGGGCGCTCGGCGCCGCAGGCGACGGGCCGGGACTGGTGACGGCACTGGTGGCCGCGCACGGTCACCCGCCCGAGGGGGACGCCGAGCAGCTCGTCGGGGCGGCGCTCGACGAGCTGGGCGCCGCCGGTCTCGTGGTCGAGGTCGGTTCGGGGTGGCGGGTCGCCGCCGACTGCGCGTGGCAGGAGTCGGTGGGCGGCGGAGTGGTTGTTCTCCCGCTGCGACGGGTGCGCACCGCGAGTCCGCTGGTGCTCGACGAGGTCGGCTCGCTCATCTGGCGGGCGGTCGCCGGGGCGCCGGGTGCGGGCGTGCCGCAGATCAGTCGGATCGTCGAGCGCGAACTGCTCGACGCACCCGACGATCTCACCGATCACGTGGCCGAGTTCATCGCCTCGCTCGAGCGCGCGCTCCTCGTCGACCGCGTGTAG